In bacterium, the genomic stretch CATGCTCAATCCTCCCTGTAAATTTCAGAATTTAATTATAAACCAGAGGAGAATACTGTCAAGAGGTTTTTGATAGAGCGGAAGCGCGGAAGTGTTGAAAAATAATTACAGCGACTTGTAAAAACTCCATAAAAGTCTTCCAACCTCTTCAATTAACCTTTCAACTTCGGAAATATCGGATTTAATATAAGCAAGTCTTCGGGAAAAATCCAAAAGATACTCGGTTTCCGCAAGAGATCCAAGAGCAATATTTATAAAATGAGTAAGTTCCTTTTTGCTTCTTCTCGCATATCCCTCTACAATATTTGTAGGTATGGATAAAACTGCCCTTCTAATTTGGGATGTTAAACCAAAAATCTCATGTTTGGGAAATGTTTCTGAAAGCTTATATACTTTAAAA encodes the following:
- a CDS encoding four helix bundle protein, yielding MAKHKDLIVFRKADELAFKVYKLSETFPKHEIFGLTSQIRRAVLSIPTNIVEGYARRSKKELTHFINIALGSLAETEYLLDFSRRLAYIKSDISEVERLIEEVGRLLWSFYKSL